The DNA window CAACTACTAAAAAAGGATAGCGCTTTTAAAATCTAACAAAAAAGTTAGACATGACCTTCACAAAATACAGTCAAAGGGCATAATTGCACTCTGATTGGTCTTCATTGATTGTGATGGTCTGGGTTCTCACCTGGATGGATCCATTCTGACCAATCAGCTGGTTCTTCATCTCCTCATTCCACAGCCCTCTCTCTGTTAGGTCCTTCAACAGATGGGGATTCACAATCTGCAAGGAGCACAAAGAACATTAGTCCTCACATACACACAACTTTAGCTTTTTACACTCCCAAACTCAGAGCCTTCTAGTGTTTGAGTATGCTGTGTGTGCAGAAGTCTAACGGTCTATGGAACCCACAGAGAGTGGTACTGACCTGGAACTCTCCAGAGAGGACTCTGCGGGTGTAGATGTTGCTGGTGTAGGGCTCGATGGACTCATTGTTGCCCAGGATCTGGGCTGTAGAGGCCGTGGGCATGGGGGCCAGCAGCAGACTGTTCCTCACACCGTGCCTGGAGAGACGGGGCAGAAGGGTGAGTGATGTGGTGATGAAAAAGGCGACAACATTTAAATCCACTTGGTTGGTCATGTATGTGTTGAGACTAGTTGTAGTTGGGTTGGAAAATGGAGGACAAGGTTGAGAACTTACTTGGCAATCTTTTCCTTGAGAACTGTCCAGTCCCACAGGTCAGTTGGGGTTTTGTCCCACATGTTGTACTGAAGGATCTGGGGAAAATAACCATTTAAGCCTGAGACCCACACCAGAACATTCTCCTTAATCCAAAATTAACTATCGACAAGTTAGTTACCGTAAACAAAAACCCTACACAGGATATCTAACATCTCAGTTAGGTGTAAGGGTGGTGGTACTCACTCCTTTGCTGACAGGGGAGCCTGGGTAGGTCTGGTAGGCACCGAGCTCAGCAGCAAGCTCACAGCTGGACTCCAGGGCAGCGTAGTAGATGGTCTCAAAGATCTGAGTGTTGAGCTTCTGGGCCTCGGCACTCTCAAAGGGGAAACGCATCAGGATGAAAGCATCAGCAAGACCCTGCACACCGATACCAATGGGCCTGTGGCGCTTGTTGGAGTTCTCAGCCTGGTCAGAGAGGAGGCGAGGCATGGGACAATCAGTTACTGGTCCACATGAAGATATAACCTGTAGAATCATCAGTCTTGCTGATCATATTATTAGTATCACTAAGTTGAACGCTAGACATTACCTCGACCACAGGGTAGTAGTTGATCTCAATGATCTTGTTAAGGTTCCTGACGATGACCTTGGTGACATAGGCCAGCTTGCGGAAGTCAAATGTTCTCTCTGGGGTGACATACATGTTGAGGGCGATGGATGCCAGGTTACACACTGCCACCTGAGATTGGAAAATAGGAGCCAGATAGATTAGCGTCACACTTAGGCCATTTAAACATTCTTTGATGTGATCCAACATTTATTTTCAACAATATACAAATCAAAGGATGCCATTCAAACAGCATTGTGATTATGTATGTATGTTATCAGAGCCATCATCCTTGGGTGATAGATACTGTAGTTGGTCATCTCTGCGTTGAGCGCTAATGCATATCTATGAGGTCATCCTGTGGccagagtcaataacacaaactGAGGCTGGTCTCCGGTTGCGTCCAAAATGTCAACCTAATCTATGTATAGTCCACTACCTTCAACCAGGGCCCCGATACAGGGAACAGGtatggactagaggtcgaccgattaatcggaatggccgaataattagggccgatttcaagttttcataacaatcggaaatcggtcatTTTGGGCGCTGATTTTTTCTTGACACCTTTAtttgatctttatttaactaggcaagtcagttaaacacattcttatttacaacgaaggcctaggaacggtgggttaactgccttgttcaggggcagaacgacagatttttacctcatcagctcagggattcaatcttgcaaccttacggttaactagtccaacgctctaaccacctgcctcatgaggagcccgcctgttacgcgaatgcagtaagacgccgaggtaagttgctagctagcattaaacttaatcaatcataatcacacatggttgatgatattactagtttatctagtgtgtcctgcattgcatataatcgatgcagtgcgcattcgcgaaaaaggactgtcgttgcttcaacatgtacctaaccataaacacccatgcctttcttaaaatcaatacacagaagtatatatttttaaacctgcatatttagctaaaagaaatccaggttagcagacaatattaaccaggtgaaactgtgtcacttctcttgcgttcattgcacgcagagtcagggtatatgcaacagtttgggcagcctggctcattgcgaactaatttgccagaattttacgtaattatgacataacattgaaggttgtgcaatgtaacaagaatatttagactgatggatgccacccgttagataaaatacgtaaacggttccgtatttcacggAAAGAATAAACATCtcgttttcgagatgatagtttccggattttaccatattaatgacctaaggctcgtatttctgtgttattatattataattaagtctgtgatttgatagagcagtctgactgagcgatggtaggcaccagcaggctcataagcattcattcaaacagcattttcgtgcgttttgccagcagtgCTGCTGTTTATAACTTCAAccatatcaactcccgagattaggctggtgtaacaatgtgatgtgaaatggctagctagttagcggggtgcgcgctaatagcgtttcaaacgccactcactctgagactagtcgttccccttgctctgcatgggtaacgctgcttcgagggtggctgttgtcattgtgttcctggtttgagcccaggtaggagcgaggagaggtacggaagctatacagttacactggcaatactaaagtgcttataagaacatccaaaggtatatgaaatacaaatggtatagaaatagtcctataataactacaacctaaaacttcttacctgggaatattgaagactcatgttaaaaggaaccaccaactttcatatgttctcatgttctgagcaaggaactgaaacgttagctttcttacatagcacatattgcacttttactttcttctccaacactttgtttttgcattatttaaaccaaattgaacatgtttcattatttatttgaggctaaattgatttgattgatgtattatattaagttaaaataagtgttcattcagtattgttgtaattacacaaataaaatgtaagaaataaatcaatttaaaaaaatatttaaaattaaatcgcccgattaatcggtatcggcgttgaaaaatcagaatcggtcaacctctagtatggacttgatcaaaagtagtgcaccaaatatggaatagggtgcaatttcagACAGCTTCAGTAGTTCAAACAGTTTAGGTAATCGATTGCCCTCACCTCATCATGGCTGGTGTACTCTACAATTTCAGTACAAAGGTTACTGGACTTAATGGTGCCCAGGTTCTGCTGATTGCTCTTCCTGTTGCAGGCGTCCTTGTAAAGCATATAGGGGGTGCCCGTCTCAGTCTGGGATTCAATAATGGCATGCCACACCTGCTGGGCCTTCACCACCCGCTTGACCCGACCCTCCTGCTCATACCTgacgacagacagagacaggcccaGTGAGACATTGCACAGGGAGTAGACTGGTATGGAGCAGTTATACCAGGTCAGGAGCGCCGGTCTTACATGGTATAGAGCTTCTCAAACTCCTCCCCCCAGCACTCGTCCAGTCCAGGGCAGTCACTGGGGCACATCAGGGACCAGTCCTGTGGGTATGATACACCAATGAGTACTGATATCTTTCAAGATATTCATCTAAACAGAACCACTCCTTATTCCCTTCTTTAATTCAACCTTGAAGAGCGATGTACAAAATATACTAGAGCTCGAATTTCATGAAATTCAATATCTGGTTTGAATACTTCAGTTGATAAATGTTGCTGCATACCTGGTTGCTCTCCACTCTCTTCATAAATAGGTCAGGGATCCACATGCCGTAGAACAGATCTCTGGCCCTCTGCTCTTCCTTCCCTGTGTTCTTCTTCAGATCCAAGAAGTCAAACACATCAAAGTGCCACGGCTCCAGGTACATGGCAAACGCACCAGGTCTCTGAGAAGGAGGGCAATGAGCGGGAGTTAAATGCCCGATGACGGTACAGTAAACACAGGCCACAGAGTCTGAAAGACTGTATACATGTTCTCAGAGCCATCAGACTTGGGTGATAGATAGTGGGTCATCTCTGCGCAGAGCGCTAATGCATATCTATGAGGTCATCCTGTGGCCAGAGTCAATAACAAAACCCGTATTCAAATCTAATTTCATTCTCACCTTGTTGCCTCCCTGGTCCACATAGCGTGCTGTGTTGTTGTACACTCGGAGCATGGGAACCAGCCCATTGGAATTACCATTTGtcttaaaaacaaaaacaaagaagCCTCAGTAACTGAGTGACTCGCCAAGCATCAATgaaacacaagtcattttttctcATGTACAAACTTTCCCCACAATCTGTCAGAGCCATCAATCACGCCAAGTACCCACTGTTCTGGGTCCTCGGCGTAGACATAGCCCCATCACTCTACACCCCTCCTGACACTTAGTCGGGCAGTCTTATTTATGAACGTGATCCTCACCCCAGCAATGTAGCTGCCCGTGGCTCTGATGCAGCTGACTGCCACTCCGATGCCCCCTGCTGATTTAGAGATTAGGGCACACTGCTTTAGGGTGTCGTAGATGCCCTCAATGCTGTCATCCTTCATGGCCAACAGGAAACAGCTGAAAAGTCAACAAGGACAACTCATTTAAAACCAATCAAGCGCTTTTCTGGTTTGCACTTAGAACTGTCAAAGATGTCAGTATTTTCTGCAATTCAGTAATCATAGCCTGAGGAATGGCTTCTAGTAGAATGGCAAAAGTAGATCCAAAATATGAAGTGCTTACCTGGACAGTTGTGGGCGGTTGGTGCCAGCGTTGAAGAGTGTGGGCGAAGCGTGGGTGAACCACTTCTCTGACAGCAGGTTGTAAGTCTCGATGACAGCGTCAATGTCAGTCTGATGAATCCCAACTGCCACCCTCATGAGCATGTGCTGGGGTCGCTCGGCAACTACACAGAAACAGAACAGGTCAGCATGAGGGATGGAGCTCATCTGAACCAAATTTTTAAAAAACAGCTCTGAAAATATGCGTGTTTGGCCAGGTGCCACTGGTGAGGAGCCCTAATCCAGTGCAGCATAGGTTCGTATCATGACAAGATGTCAATTCTTACAGGGACAGAATTTATGTAACCGACTCACCTTTCCCATTAATCTTCAGAAGGTACGACCGCTCAAGTGTCTATGTAGAAAAACACAAAAAAGTGTTTACTTTCCTACCATTGCAGAATTTACTTTTAAATTATTATGGTTTATAAACAGTGTACTGTAAAAATGACCTTGAATCCAAAGAAGTTGTAGGAGAAGTCCCGGTCGAAGATGATTGCAGAGTTGAGACGATCCTTGTTTTCTAGGACAATGTCAAGTGTCTCCTTGGCAACCATGGGAGAGTGGCATCTGTTTAGTGGGTTGACATAGTTGTAGAGATCCTCCACCACATCTAAAACAGCATTGACAGAAAAAATGAAGAGATTTCCAGATACCTTAGTTTCACACCCAGGGTTTAGAAATTACTTTTAGGTACCAATTTCTTCAGTTACCAGAAGTGCGATTGTCAGCTCACTGGCAAATTCACATCCTTGACACTGAATGAGTGGAGAGGCTGAATCTTGGCTACTTTGAGTGAGCCTGATAATGGAGAAATATGCATAACTTGCAAGAGAGACTTACCACTGAACACCTTCTTGGTCTCCTTGTGCAGGTTGGAGACGGCGATGCGGGCAGCCAGGATGGCATAGTCGGGGTGTTTCGTTGTGAGGGTGGCAGCAATCTCTGCAGCCAGTGTGTCCAGCTCCACTGTAGTGACCCCACTGTACAGACCCTGGATTACCTTCATGGTGATCTGGGTCTAAACGTGGGACAACAGGCAGGGTAAAGGGTGCGTTAGAGGAACACAGCACACAGAAACACTAGAATTAACAAACAACGGAAATACAATGAACATAAAATATCGACTCACTGGATCTACAAAGTCAGAGTTGAGTCCATAGCAAAGCTTCTGAATACGGGAAGTGATCTTGTCAAACATGACACGCTCTTCGCGCCCATCTGAAAATGATGTAATGACGGAAGTGTTAAGCAGAAAATCAACAATAAAATATATGTGCGCGCCATGGAAAAGGAATTTACAAGTTAATGTCAGTAATTGCCACAAAGCTTAAAAACTAAGTTAATTTAGTTATGTAATTGATGGGATAGTCACGGATACTAGCAAACGTCCTGTTGTGTAACCCAGAAAGCTATTTTGGGGAAAATAAATACTTGAAAAAATACTCGAAAATGTTAACTAGCTATATGATTAATTGATGTGATTGTCACGGATACTTCCAAT is part of the Oncorhynchus clarkii lewisi isolate Uvic-CL-2024 chromosome 10, UVic_Ocla_1.0, whole genome shotgun sequence genome and encodes:
- the LOC139418336 gene encoding ribonucleoside-diphosphate reductase large subunit-like → MHVIKRDGREERVMFDKITSRIQKLCYGLNSDFVDPTQITMKVIQGLYSGVTTVELDTLAAEIAATLTTKHPDYAILAARIAVSNLHKETKKVFSDVVEDLYNYVNPLNRCHSPMVAKETLDIVLENKDRLNSAIIFDRDFSYNFFGFKTLERSYLLKINGKVAERPQHMLMRVAVGIHQTDIDAVIETYNLLSEKWFTHASPTLFNAGTNRPQLSSCFLLAMKDDSIEGIYDTLKQCALISKSAGGIGVAVSCIRATGSYIAGTNGNSNGLVPMLRVYNNTARYVDQGGNKRPGAFAMYLEPWHFDVFDFLDLKKNTGKEEQRARDLFYGMWIPDLFMKRVESNQDWSLMCPSDCPGLDECWGEEFEKLYTMYEQEGRVKRVVKAQQVWHAIIESQTETGTPYMLYKDACNRKSNQQNLGTIKSSNLCTEIVEYTSHDEVAVCNLASIALNMYVTPERTFDFRKLAYVTKVIVRNLNKIIEINYYPVVEAENSNKRHRPIGIGVQGLADAFILMRFPFESAEAQKLNTQIFETIYYAALESSCELAAELGAYQTYPGSPVSKGILQYNMWDKTPTDLWDWTVLKEKIAKHGVRNSLLLAPMPTASTAQILGNNESIEPYTSNIYTRRVLSGEFQIVNPHLLKDLTERGLWNEEMKNQLIGQNGSIQGIAEIPDDLKELYKTVWEISQKTILKMAADRGAFIDQSQSLNIHIAEPNYGKLTSMHFYGWKQGLKTGMYYLRTKPAANPIQFTLNKEKLKESQSAKNLEAIKELNRAAMVCSLENRDDCLMCGS